The region ATAAAAGCTGTTACTTTAGGGTGATGGCTTTTTTTATTTTATATCATCTAGCTAATCTTATTTGTTTTTTAGTAAGTAAAAATAGAAGTTATTGGTATATGTGTAAAATTTTAGGTAGTATTTGATTAATTTTTTATAAAAAATAGTTTTTTATAGTTAATATATATTAAATAACTATTATCTGTGTTTTTTGCAAGGTTTCGTTTTTAAAGTTTTGTTTTTTGTTAAAAATCAAACGTAAAAATGATTTTTTTTTTGTAAAAAAACACAATGTTTTATTGTGATTGTATTTTTTGTGTTTTGTTTTTATGATTAATATGTTTTATTAACTTAATTTTGAGTAAAAATACTATATGAGAAAGAAAATGATTCCTCTAATTGTACTTTTAGGTGCAATTAACGGGTATGCACAAACAGGTATTGGTACATCTTTGCCAAATGCAACTGCAGAATTAGAAATCACATCTTCGGATAAAGGGGTGCTTATACCTAGAGTTGTATTAACTAGTGAAACAGATATCTCTACTATTAAGGGAGGGGAGTACCCTGAGAGTCTACTTGTTTACCATAAGGGAATCCCTGGGTTAGAGGCAGGGTTTTATTTCTGGGCTAATAAGAAATGGAATGCCCTGGTGTCTAATAGTACTTTATATAAATACATTAAGGAAACTGCCAAAGAAGGTGATGTAACTATTACCCATACAGGTGGTGATAATTTTAGTTTTACTTGGATTGATAAATCCACAGGTAATCAGACTACCATTAACATGGAAGATTTGATAAAAAAAATGGAAACTATTACAACTCTATCAAAAGGTACAGATCCTAAAAAAGCAACATTAGTTTATAAAAATGAAGATAAAACTAATCCAATAACTGAAATAGACCTTACCCAACTTTTAAAAGGCAGTAGTGAGTTTAATGAGTTTTTAACCAAATTTGTAAGCACAGCTAGTATTTCAGAAACCGAAACTACAATAGAACCAATTTTAAATGGTACAAAAAAAACTGGTGTTTATAAGTATTATAATGAAAAAAGAAATACAGACAATTATAAACCTGTAGAGATTACAGTTGTTGATGATGTTAAAAATAACTTTGGAGACATTATCAATAACGAAGATGTCAAAAAAGTATTAAATCAGTTCTTTACAACAAATCCTCCAGCGGGAACAGTGACTTATGTTTTTGAAAATAATAAACACATTTTTAAATATATAGATAAAGATGGCAAGGCTCATGATTTAGATATGAATCAGCTTGTTAAGGACTATGAGACAAACACTACATTAACTGAAGTGGTCTCAGGTAATGCTGGAAAGTATGTATATAAAAATGAGAAAGGTGATTCAGCTTTTATAGATGTGGTTAAAGGTGTGATTGACAATAGCAAGACCATCTTTGAAACCAAAACCATTGTTGAAAAGATAGTTGAGCAGATAAAAGAAAACGCGCAACCAGGAACAGTAACAGTTAAGGAGGTAGCAGGTAACTTTGAATTTTCATGGAAAGATGCAACAGGGGCAACCCATAGCATGAATATGGATGCTATTGTTAAGAAGTTTGAAACCTTAACCATCGCATCATTAAAGGATACTGGTAATAAAGATGTAATTTTTAATTACAAAGACGAGAAAGGAGTAACTGTAGAATTAGACTTTACCAAAGCCTTAGGAAATAGTGAGGTGTTTAAGACTTTCTTAAAAGGATATATCTCAACGGAAAGTATTAAAGAAACTATCACAACTCTTATCTCAGATAATAAAGGAACTTATACCTATAAAAATGAGGAAGGTACAAATTATAAAATCACAGTTGTTGATGATGTTAAAAACAACTTTGGAGACATTATCAATAACGAAGATGTAAAAAAAGTATTAAATCAGTTCTTTACAACAAATCCTCCAGCTGGAACAGTGACTTATGTTTTTGAAAATAATAAACACATTTTTAAATATATAGATAAAGATGGCAAGGCTCATGATTTAGATATGAATCAGCTTGTTAAGGACTATGAGACAAAGACGTTATTGTCAAAATTTGATGCAAAAGGCATATTAGTTGATAATAAAGTAGTGCCAAAAAATGGTTTCACTTATTACAAATATGATAGTGAATCACCAGAGACACGTTATATTTCAGTTTCACAGGATGTGAGTAATGATTTTAAAACAATCTTAGAACAAGGAGACAACAAGACTTATATTAAAAATATTGCCGAATCAGTAAATAATTATTCTACTACAAAAGAAGAGATTATCGGTAAATGGGATGATAAAGATATTATCAGATATACCGTGAAGCTAACCCAAGCTAATGCTTTTACATCTATAGAATTGCCAAAAGTAATTGGCGGATTAATCATTGATGCTAAATTAATAAATGAAAGTACTAATTCACTGGTAAGAGGAGTAATTAGCAAACAAGTAAGTGGAACAAAAACAATTTTAGCCATTGGTACCTCAGGAACAATTATTACCAATAATCCTTCAGGGGCTTATTATGTTATTGTAGAATACGTTAAACAATAGTATGTGTTTATTAAATTAAATATTATGTATAAATATATATATAGAGTTTTAGCTGTTTTTTTATTTTTATTAGCAGCGATGCATAGTTCATATGGCCAAGATAATCCAGGAGGGATCTCCGGGGTAACGTTTTGGATGGATGCAGACCAGAAGTATACCAATGCTTTTCAAACAGGTAATAAGGTCTCGATATGGAGACCAAGGGTTGGTTATGGGATGTTTAGTATAACAGATTTACCTAAAGGGATACAGGCCAATTCTTCACCAACATTAATTAAGGGATCTGTAGAGATGTCCTATAGAGATGCTGTTTCATTTGATATAAAAGATTATTTGGCAAGTAAATCAGGTCCAGGTCTTAGCGATCCTTCAGAGATAACAATTTTTGCGGTTTATATTGGAGAAAGAACAAAGACCAACGAGCTTAGAATGTATTATATGGGGTTTGGTGGAACCAATCCAAATTCTGCTGATTCAAGAAAACCTGCAATTGGATTTAGTCCAAAAGAAGGGGGAGCAAGGATATTTGGTGGAATTCAAATAGATGGTAAAAATGGAGGATATAAGCCTTTTACAACAGCGCTACAAACAATGGATCTTCGACCAACTAGACCAAGAGTGACTGGGGTTACAAACTTTTATTTCGAAGGTGTAAAAGAATCTATGACCAGGTATATCTCAAGTGATACGTATTTTAAACTAAATCAAGGAGCCACTATAGGGGGGGCTAGTTTAAGTGAGGGTACAGGAGCATCTTTCTCAGGACAAATAGGAGAGATTATCGTGTATGATAGAATTTTGTCTGTTGTAGAACGTCAAAAAGTAGAGGCCTACTTGGCAAGTAAATACGGAATTACTCTTCGTGGTGTTAACTACACTATGAGCAATGGGGTGATTATGTGGATGGGTGGAGGAATCTACGGAGATGATTTTGAGAATCAACCTATGTACCACAATAACGTAGCTGGTATTATGAGAGATGATAAAGGACTGAGTAATTATGTTTCAAGATCTACGGCCAAAGGTACAGTATTAAGCGTTAGTACAAAAGGGTCTATCTATGAAGCTGGAAAAGGGATAACTAAAACGGTGCCTTTACCAACTAACCTTACATCTTTATATTGGGGGGTTAATTCTAGTAGACAAGGACGTCCTAGTGGTTCTGTTGTTCCTGATTGTGGATTTAATACAAAATTGGCCGATAAGGTATGGATGTTTAAAAAAGCAGGTACCTCTGATTCGATGAATGTCGAGATTCGAGCAGGAGGAGAGTATTTTCCTTATCAAGGAAGTGGTTATCAGGTTTATATTAATTTATATACTAATGAAAGTGATGCTCAAAAAGGGGTTAACCCATATAAAATAATTCCAGGCAAGTATTTCGGAGGTGACCTTCAGGAGCATTCTTTTGATGTTTCTTTTGACTATGCAACAACTTATGTAACATTCACAGCCAGAGCGCTACCTGGATATTGTAGCTCATGTACTCAAAGTGTGCCTGGTCAATACAATTTTAAAACTGGTAGCTGGGCTAGTGGAAGTAGTACTGGGGCGCTTGTTGCAACTAATGGTATGAGAGTTGGAGTGAATGTTCAAGCAAATAACTTGCAAAATGGATATCCATCTGTTACAAGTGGAGATGTCTTTACATTAAGGGTAAACAATACGACAAATAATAGCAATCAAACAGTTGCTACTTTTGATATGAAAGATGGAGCAGCTAAGGTTAAGTTTAATCTATATGGAATTGATAAAAGAGGATATGGAGCAGATGATATTCAAATTATAGGATATTGTGGTAATGCTCCTATAAACCCTAATATTGAGTATGAGAATAAAAATACAAACTTTAAGAATAAAGCATATGAGATAGCTGGAAATAGAGTAGTGGGTATCCGCTCAACGGCTATGAAAGGCAAAGATGGAATAGCCAATGTTGAGTTTACCACTCCTGTAACAAGAGTAGAGGTACGTTATAAGGTTAATTATACTAGAGTAAGACCCATTGGTACTCAAGAGATTGGTATAGGGAATTTTAATTTTGAATGTGCAAGAAGACCAGCTCCTAATCCTGATGGAATTGATTTTGCATTACAGGCAAAGTCAAAAATAAAATCATGTGAGGATTTAACCTATCGTTTTGCTATTGGTAATTTTAACTGTGGAGGACGTCCGGCTGATTTAAACAATGTTTTACCAGAGGGAATGGAATGGGTTCCAAATAGTTTAACCTCGACAGATGATGCATTAAAAGATGCTGTGATTAACAATTATGGGCAAACAAATACTTTAGACATTAAAGGTATACGCTTAAAAGCAGTAGACTATGTTTACCTAGAGGCTAAAGTTAGATTAAAACAAGATGCCAAGGTGGATATTACCTATGAGAACCGCGCATCGCTTAGTTATGTCAAAGAAAACGGTGGGGGAGCTGCAACTGTTACAAGTTGTGATTATTCAAATTCAGATGAGTGTTTGCCAACAAAAACGTTCATTGAAGGAGGAGCAAGTTTTCTAAAACCTGTGTTATCACTTGTTAATAATACAAGCGCTTGTTATAAAGGTAATTCAATTGTTAACCTAACCTTTACAATAAGCAATCCTAATCCAGTTGCGATAAGTAAAGTAACTATGAAGTTTGCCTTTAATGATGAATTTACTTTTAAATCTTTACTAGCAACAGGGGGTAATACACTACCAGTGGAGCAGTATCCAGGGTTGGTTTTATCCAGTGGACAAACTATTAATGCAAACAGTAGTGAGAGTTATACTTTAAGTTTTCAGGCCATGGATTTAAAAGCCTTAGTGGAATATGCCACAGGTAAAACATATGCTTCTATAAAGGATATTCCTGAGCAAGATTATTTAAAAGTAGCTCAGTTTGATGTTTCAGCGGAATTGAGCTCTGATGCAGACGATGTCTGTTTACAGGTTGCTTTAGAGGATACATTTGCCAATTTAGAACCTATTTTATTTTGTGGTAAAGATAATTCATGTTATTATCCAGCAGTAACGGGTAATGTAGTTAAAAAAAGTTCAGATTTTGTTTTAATTACAAGCTTGGACCGCTCTAAAACAGAGATGGTAAAAACAGAGAGTATAAATGCTTTATTGTATTTAGAGTCTAAATCAAAAGGTTTTGTGATCACAAGGTTAAGTGATGACCAAATTAAAGCATTAGCAAAACCAGTGGCTGGTATGCTTGTATATGATACAACAAATAAGTGTATCAAACTCTACAATGGTAAACTTTGGTCATGTGTGGTTCAATCATGCCCGGATAATTAACAAAGAAAAACAGATATGAAAAATAATGTTTTAAGAAATGGAATTTTATTATTTGCCCTTGTAGTTTTTACTAATTGTTTTAGTCAACAAGTCGCAATTGGAAATAAACAACAATTTTTATCGGAAAGCTCTATTTTAGAGTTTCCTGATAATGATACAAGAGGCTTAGTTTTACCCATGGTTAATAGTGATAATATGGAGGGAACAGTTGCCTTTGGAACTTTAATTTATGATATAAAAGATAAAAAGGTAAAGTACCTAAAACAGGATAATCTCTGGGTTGACTTATCTATTAACACTGGAGAGGCTGATAGTAAAGTTCAAGATAATCTTAATGAAATAAAAGGGGCAAGAACACTTATAGGAAACGATGCAAGTACTACCACTGAAGGAGTTCTTGTTTTAGATAGTAGTACAAAAGCAATGGTTTTACCTAGAGTAGAGAGCCCACATCTAAAAATTGTATCTCCACCTGCGGGTACAATAGTCTATGATACAAAATCTAATATGTTATGTGTTTTTAATGGAAAACAGTGGGCATTTTGGGCTGTGGAATAATATGAAGTAAATAAAATTCAAGGATTATTAAAATAAATACCAAAACCCAATAGACTTTTATTAAAGTTTATTGGGTTTTTTTATGTTGATGATTAAGTAAAAGTAATTTAACTGTTTACCAGAGCCTCTACTTTTTTTAATTTACAACAATAGGTACTTTTATCTATCTTGTTGTATATCCGCCATTGGCAAATATTGTTTGACCAGTAATCCACCAACCATCAGTTACTAAAAATTCAACCACAGATGCAATATCTTCTATTTGGGTTAAACCTCCTAGGGCTGATGCAGATTTGTGGTACATAACTGCATCTGGGGTTTCTTGTCCATAAAAGAAAGCAGTATCCATCGGACCAGGGGCAACACCTGTTACTGATATACCTCTAAAACCAAATTCTTTTGAGGCCATTCTAGTAAAATGTTCAACTGGTGCTTTTGCTCCAGCATAAGTAGAGTACAATCCAGTGTATGCCGCTAAAAGAGAAGTTACTATAGAACAAATTTTCCCATTGTCGTTTAAGTGTTTTCCCGCCTCTTGTATAAAGAAATAAGCAACCTTAGAGTTTATGTCAAACATTTTGTCATAGTCTTGTTCAGTTGTCTCTAGAAACGGTTTTTTAAGTACCATTCCAACTGTATTAATGGCAATGTCAATGCCGCCAAAACGATTCTTTGTTTGCTTAAAAAACTCCCTAATGTTTTGAGTGTTGGTAAGATCTGCTTGAAACAAGAATGCTTCTGCGCCAAGCTCAGTTATATGAGCTAGGGTTTGTTCTGCCTCTAGTTTTGTGTCTTGACTATTGTAGTGTATAGCAATTTTAGCACCTTTGGCTGCAAAATTTTTACTTAGTAAACCTCCTAGGTTTTTTGCTCCACCAGTAATTAGAATTACTTTTGCTTTTAAATTATTTTCTGCCATTTTAAATTGATTTTAAATGTTTTACAATTGATTGTGTAAAGATGGCAATACCAAAAAGAGAAAGCATGGTGAACTTTTAGGAAGTTTTACTTGTGTTTTATTCTATATTGACCCGGAGTTAATCCAGTAATTTTTTTGAAGAATTTAGAAAAGTTAGAAGGATCATAGGTAAGTATTAAGGCTATTTTTGCAATAGATTGATCTGTTTGTAAAAGCATATCTATAGCTCTTTGTATGATTTTTTGATCATAAAAGTAGCAAGGATGATTACCTGTTTCTCTTTGAATGGTATCTGTTAAATGTTGGTGTGAGAGAGCGAGCTGATTGGCGATTTGATTTATTTCGAAAAACTCGCTTTCTTGACCAGAGATAACATCGTTAATATGTTTGTCTAAGTACTGGAAATATATTTGGGTAATTTGCTCCCCTCTTTTAACTACTTTTTGCTCTGTTTTTGACATAACGAGTTTGATTTAATTGTGAAGTTACTTTTTTTGAATTTAATTAAGCAGTCTAAGGAACTTATTTATGTAAAATCAAGGTGCATAAAAAAGCGAGTAAAACTCGCTTGTGTATTATCTTTTTGTTTTTGAAATCTCTTTTACTAAGATATATCTCATTGAAGATCCGTCAGCAATAGGAGCGATAGATTCTTCTAATTCTACGCGTTTTATTTCTAACACATATTCATATCCTTCCTTATAGGTAAAACCCTCAATACCCTCATACATATTTAACACTGATCTGAGCCTTCTTCTTTATACTGCATACATTTCATTGGACCAACCCCTGTGCAATCCACTAATTTAGAAGCGATGGTATAAATCACGTTTGGTAATTCTTTTTTGGCTTTTGTCTGTGTGAATTCAGTAGACGGGCTAGTTTTTTCAGTTTTGCTACTGGTTTTAATATCAGTGCTTTTCTTACAAGAAACAAACGATGTCCCAGTTAAAGCTAGTAATAATAAAATCTTTTTCATAATTGTTAAATGGGTTTTATAATAGTATTTATAAAGTGTTGATTTGTTTGGAGATAATCCTTTTTTAACCTTATTAGACCATTTGTATTAATATTACATATATCCTCTTAGTGGACTATGGCTAATACTAGCCATAGTCTAAAGATCTTTAATATTTTTTAAACTATTTGTTTACACTGATTAATAATGTTTTTTACTTTGTAAAATACTAGTTATTCACTAAAAGGATACACATAAAATATTAACAATAAATCAATATTTTAAAATAAGGATGTAGTATCTATTCCCAATTAGTCCATGGTATTAGTACTCCAGTATTATCTACTCTATCATATTCTAATTTATACATGGGAGTATATTTTGTTTTATAATTATCCTTGGTTGCTGAATCACCACTTTTTAGTGCTATAGTCTTAGGTGCAGATGAAAACTCTAATAAAGGTTTTTTAACCACTCCATCCACTTTGTTTTCAAATGTAGTACCACTTGGGGACATAACCCCTCCTTTATATACACTAATGGATACCATTGCGTCTCTAACGCTTGTACTATTTGAGAACCACCACGCAGACATACCTATTTCTATTTGGTTAGAACTCTCAGGATATTTGGCTAGAATTTCATTTACTTTAATTATGTTCACATACGATGTTTCACTACCATTTGATCTTTCATCACCTCCATAAAACATATAATCAACACCACCTACTGTTGCTTTAGGTATGGATGTTCCAACATATCCTACTGGATTTTTATCAACACCACTTACATTTGATTTTAGAATTTCAGTAGCAGAATCTATATCTACTCCAGTAACTGGTGTAGCAGAGACATATTTTATAACCATATAATCAAAAGGAGGCAAGACTCTATATCCTTTATTTTGTTCAACTCTGATTGTTTTAACTAATTCAGGTATATTGGTGTGACGTACTCTGATTTGCCCAAGCACACTTCCTGTTGGTGTTTGATTTCCTGTTTTAACTGTTCCCAGTTCAAACACTAATTTACCTGCTTCATTCTTAGGAGGCACAGTCCAGTTAAATGTATTCTGAGAGTAATCTACAATCTCCCATTTGGCATCCCCTCCAATAGGCTCAACAACTGTACTTGAGTTTACCACTCCATTGACATTTCCTTCGCCAACTCTTATAATCTCTTTATTAATCTTTAACTCTAAATTACTAACTAGTATTTGCGCTTGAATATTTGGCTTATCTGCTAGTTTGTAAGTATATATTTTATCTCCAAAACTCGTTGTCGATCTTGTAAAGGTCAAAGTGCTTTCTTTTGCATTTTGAAGGCTTTTCATTGTAGAGCTTCCATCTACGCCACTAGACGAGCTTGTCC is a window of Myroides oncorhynchi DNA encoding:
- a CDS encoding helix-turn-helix domain-containing protein, coding for MSKTEQKVVKRGEQITQIYFQYLDKHINDVISGQESEFFEINQIANQLALSHQHLTDTIQRETGNHPCYFYDQKIIQRAIDMLLQTDQSIAKIALILTYDPSNFSKFFKKITGLTPGQYRIKHK
- a CDS encoding SDR family oxidoreductase, which gives rise to MAENNLKAKVILITGGAKNLGGLLSKNFAAKGAKIAIHYNSQDTKLEAEQTLAHITELGAEAFLFQADLTNTQNIREFFKQTKNRFGGIDIAINTVGMVLKKPFLETTEQDYDKMFDINSKVAYFFIQEAGKHLNDNGKICSIVTSLLAAYTGLYSTYAGAKAPVEHFTRMASKEFGFRGISVTGVAPGPMDTAFFYGQETPDAVMYHKSASALGGLTQIEDIASVVEFLVTDGWWITGQTIFANGGYTTR
- a CDS encoding DUF4377 domain-containing protein yields the protein MKKILLLLALTGTSFVSCKKSTDIKTSSKTEKTSPSTEFTQTKAKKELPNVIYTIASKLVDCTGVGPMKCMQYKEEGSDQC
- a CDS encoding DUF4377 domain-containing protein, which produces MYEGIEGFTYKEGYEYVLEIKRVELEESIAPIADGSSMRYILVKEISKTKR